The proteins below are encoded in one region of Lactuca sativa cultivar Salinas chromosome 3, Lsat_Salinas_v11, whole genome shotgun sequence:
- the LOC111915448 gene encoding probable L-ascorbate peroxidase 4, peroxisomal: protein MAARAPVLSEKYSKEIENARRDLRALIFIKKCAPIMLSLALHDAWTYDANTKKGGPNGAIRNYIHGENTGLKTAIDLCEEVKAKHPRVTYADLYQLAGVVAIELIGGPTIDYAAGRKDSKESPNEGLFPDAKEDPSHLRDVFYGKGLSDKDIVTLSATHKLVNAHPERSGFGEKPLKFDNSYFVELLKGDSDSDGSLKHATGKALLDDPNFRTYVELYAKDEDVFLKDYAESHKKVSELGVTLPLSQDASFEARGAANLVSSATLVFLNFSSMLLVYIQQINRKCKE from the exons ATGGCGGCAAGAGCTCCTGTATTGTCTGAAAAGTACTCGAAGGAGATAGAAAATGCGCGTCGAGATCTTCGTGCTCTCATCTTCATCAAAAAATGTGCTCCTATCATGCTTTCGTTAGC ATTGCATGATGCATGGACTTATGATGCTAATACAAAGAAAGGAGGCCCAAATGGAGCAATCAGGAACTACATTCATGGAGAAAACACTGGTTTGAAAACTGCAATTGATCTCTGTG AAGAAGTGAAGGCCAAACATCCAAGAGTTACATACGCTGATCTCTATCAG CTTGCTGGAGTTGTTGCAATTGAATTGATAGGAGGCCCCACTATTGACTACGCAGCTGGAAGGAAG GATTCAAAAGAGTCGCCTAATGAAGGACTTTTTCCTGATGCCAAAGAAG ATCCATCACATCTCAGGGATGTGTTCTATGGGAAGGGCTTATCTGACAAGGATATAGTTACACTTTCTGCTACTCACAAATTG GTGAATGCACATCCCGAAAGATCTGGATTTGGTGAAAAACCGTTGAAGTTTGACAACTCTTATTTCGT GGAGCTTCTAAAGGGAGATTCTGATTCTGATGGATCGCTCAAACATGCAACTGGTAAAGCCTTACTTGATGACCCAAACTTTCGTACCTATGTTGAGCTTTATGCTAAG GATGAAGATGTATTCTTGAAAGACTATGCTGAATCACACAAAAAGGTCTCTGAGCTTGGTGTCACCCTACCTCTGTCACAGGATGCCTCATTTGAGGCAAGAGGTGCTGCGAATCTTGTTTCCTCTGCAACTTTGGTCTTCCTTAATTTCAGTTCCATGCTTCTAGTTTACATCCAACAAATCAATCGAAAATGCAAAGAGTAA